From a single Vibrio toranzoniae genomic region:
- the metF gene encoding methylenetetrahydrofolate reductase, protein MGYTYAGHIDALNQNIAELSDNINVSFEFFPPSSEKMEETLWNSVHRLKTLQPKFVSVTYGANSGERDRTHSIIKEIKNQTGLVAAPHLTCIDASREELIQIADDYWANGIESIVALRGDIPAGGGAPDMYASDLVELLKSRHDFDISVAAFPEVHPEAKSAQSDLINLKRKVDAGANRAITQFFFDVESYLRFRDRCVAAGVDVEIVPGILPVSNFKQASRFAAMNNVKVPGWMAKQFEGLDDDPTTRQLVGASQAIDMVRTLSREGVKDFHFYTLNRAEMTYALCHTLGVRPQVVTL, encoded by the coding sequence ATGGGATACACATACGCAGGCCATATCGACGCTTTAAATCAGAATATCGCAGAGCTTTCTGACAACATTAATGTGTCATTTGAATTTTTTCCGCCAAGCAGTGAGAAGATGGAAGAGACCCTGTGGAACTCTGTCCACCGTCTTAAAACACTTCAACCAAAATTTGTATCGGTAACCTATGGTGCAAACTCGGGTGAACGTGATCGTACCCACTCAATCATTAAAGAAATCAAAAACCAAACAGGCTTAGTAGCAGCGCCACACCTAACGTGCATTGATGCTAGCCGTGAAGAACTTATTCAAATCGCCGACGATTACTGGGCGAATGGTATCGAGAGCATTGTTGCTCTACGTGGTGATATTCCAGCAGGCGGCGGTGCGCCAGATATGTATGCTTCTGACCTAGTTGAACTGCTTAAATCGCGCCATGATTTTGATATCTCAGTCGCGGCATTCCCAGAAGTTCACCCTGAAGCAAAAAGCGCTCAATCGGATCTTATTAATCTAAAACGTAAAGTGGATGCCGGTGCTAACCGTGCCATCACTCAGTTCTTCTTCGATGTAGAAAGCTACCTACGCTTTCGTGATCGCTGTGTGGCGGCGGGCGTTGATGTTGAGATTGTACCGGGTATCTTACCAGTTTCTAATTTCAAGCAAGCGTCTCGCTTTGCTGCAATGAACAACGTTAAAGTGCCGGGCTGGATGGCGAAGCAATTTGAAGGCTTGGACGATGATCCAACGACTCGTCAGTTAGTTGGTGCTAGCCAAGCAATTGATATGGTCCGCACCCTGAGCCGTGAAGGTGTGAAAGACTTCCACTTCTACACACTAAACCGTGCAGAAATGACCTACGCACTTTGCCATACGTTAGGTGTTCGCCCGCAAGTGGTTACGCTGTAG
- a CDS encoding PadR family transcriptional regulator has product MSLPHVILTVLSTRDATGYDITKEFSASIGYFWKASHQQVYRELNKMAQNDQVTCVLEPQEGKPDRKVYSITDAGRSALGEWFEQPTAHPTVRDEFSAKLMACAVQPCDAYRVQLAELVEESRKLVSHYKEIEAAYYATPSTLDKQARLERLTLRRNLLLREAWIVWAEEVLLELGTIA; this is encoded by the coding sequence ATGTCATTACCACACGTAATTCTAACCGTTTTAAGTACACGCGATGCTACTGGTTACGATATCACAAAAGAATTCTCAGCAAGCATTGGTTACTTCTGGAAAGCTAGCCACCAACAAGTTTACCGCGAGCTAAATAAAATGGCTCAAAACGACCAGGTAACTTGTGTGCTTGAACCTCAAGAAGGCAAACCTGATCGTAAGGTTTATTCTATCACTGACGCTGGACGTAGCGCTCTAGGTGAATGGTTTGAACAACCAACTGCACACCCAACCGTTCGTGACGAGTTCTCAGCTAAACTAATGGCTTGTGCTGTACAACCTTGTGACGCATACCGTGTACAACTTGCCGAGTTAGTAGAAGAGTCTCGCAAACTGGTTTCTCATTACAAAGAAATCGAAGCGGCTTACTACGCAACGCCATCAACGCTAGACAAGCAAGCTCGTTTAGAACGTCTAACGCTTCGTCGTAACCTACTTCTTCGTGAAGCATGGATAGTGTGGGCTGAAGAGGTATTGTTAGAGCTTGGTACTATCGCTTAA
- a CDS encoding bifunctional aspartate kinase/homoserine dehydrogenase II: MATFRQLHKFGGSSLANPECYQRVVNILREYSSTTDLVVVSAAGKTTNRLIEFVEALDKDGRIAHECLQTLRQFQLELIEALLEGESAAQLTATIQQEFTALGELTAPLSEAQKAQVLGHGEVWSSRLLAALLCQHDLQAVAQDARAFLRAEVGAQPEVDRARSYPLIKEALAQHAHCRVVITGFMAQNSDGETVLLGRNGSDYSATVIGALAEVERVTIWSDVAGVYSADPRLVLDACLLPLLRLDEASELARLAAPVLHSRTLQPVAQSAMDLSLRCSYQPEAGSTQIERVLASGRGAKIITSLDEVLIVQLTFGHGHDFDRLESEVLEGLKRAQLEPLAYELEPDQHCLRLAYTEEIAGGALEYLQDHAIEAEIKLKEGFSLIAAVGAGVTKNPNHCYGFYQQLKSSPVEFISEANSGLSLVAVIRKSETSSLVKGIHSQLFQAQKRVAIALCGKGNIGSSWLRLFAEQKAELEKRRGMNFELVAVVDSQTYWFDDQGIDATSVGKRFDDEAIANNGNDWLERLGSIQGYDEAVVLDVTASPVLAAKYLQIAQQGIHLISANKVAGSASSEYYHQVKDAFAKISRHWLYNATVGAGLPINHTVRDLRESGDDIIALSGIFSGTLSWLFQQFDGTVPFSELVDLAWQQGLTEPDPRADLDGSDVMRKLVILARESGLDIEPESVKVESLVPVELQDLSVDDFFDKASVLSEELAERLEKAHSQQKVLRYVARLEKNGKATVGVEALSKEHALANLLPCDNIFAIESKWYKDNPLVIRGPGAGREVTAGAIQSDLNRMSSLF; the protein is encoded by the coding sequence ATGGCAACCTTTCGCCAGCTACATAAATTTGGTGGTAGCAGTTTAGCCAACCCTGAGTGCTACCAGCGCGTGGTCAACATTCTTAGAGAATACTCATCTACCACTGACTTGGTTGTGGTATCGGCAGCGGGTAAAACAACCAACCGTTTGATTGAATTTGTTGAAGCGCTCGACAAAGATGGTCGTATTGCTCATGAATGCCTACAAACCCTTCGTCAGTTTCAACTTGAGCTGATTGAAGCGCTGCTTGAAGGTGAGTCGGCAGCGCAACTTACGGCCACTATTCAACAAGAATTTACCGCTTTGGGTGAGCTAACTGCTCCCTTGAGCGAAGCGCAAAAAGCACAGGTGCTAGGACACGGTGAGGTTTGGTCTTCGCGTCTGCTAGCCGCTTTGTTGTGCCAACATGATTTACAAGCGGTAGCTCAAGATGCGCGCGCCTTTTTGCGTGCAGAAGTGGGCGCTCAACCTGAGGTTGACCGAGCACGTTCTTATCCTCTCATTAAAGAAGCCTTGGCGCAGCATGCACACTGTCGCGTGGTGATTACTGGTTTTATGGCTCAGAACAGCGACGGCGAAACCGTATTGCTTGGTCGGAATGGTTCGGATTATTCAGCTACCGTGATTGGTGCATTGGCTGAAGTTGAACGCGTGACGATTTGGAGTGATGTGGCAGGCGTATACAGCGCAGATCCTCGTTTGGTTTTGGATGCGTGTCTATTGCCTCTGCTTCGCCTTGATGAAGCAAGTGAGTTAGCTCGTCTGGCGGCGCCAGTGCTTCACAGCCGAACGCTACAGCCGGTGGCTCAAAGTGCTATGGATTTAAGTTTACGCTGCAGCTATCAGCCAGAAGCGGGCTCCACACAGATTGAGCGTGTACTGGCATCGGGTCGTGGCGCAAAAATTATTACCTCTTTAGATGAAGTGCTTATCGTGCAGCTGACGTTTGGTCACGGCCATGATTTCGACCGTCTCGAGAGTGAAGTGCTTGAAGGGCTTAAGCGCGCTCAACTCGAGCCACTTGCTTATGAACTTGAACCCGATCAACACTGTTTGCGCCTTGCTTACACCGAAGAGATTGCTGGTGGCGCTCTAGAATATCTGCAAGATCACGCGATTGAAGCTGAGATTAAACTTAAAGAGGGGTTCTCTCTGATCGCGGCGGTGGGCGCGGGTGTGACTAAGAACCCGAACCATTGCTACGGTTTCTATCAACAACTCAAGAGCTCGCCGGTTGAGTTCATCTCAGAAGCAAACTCAGGCTTGAGCTTAGTGGCTGTCATTCGTAAGAGTGAAACCTCAAGCCTAGTGAAAGGCATTCACTCCCAACTGTTCCAAGCACAGAAGCGTGTTGCGATTGCTTTATGTGGCAAAGGCAATATCGGTTCAAGCTGGTTAAGACTGTTCGCAGAGCAAAAAGCGGAACTTGAAAAGCGTCGTGGAATGAACTTTGAATTGGTTGCGGTGGTTGATAGCCAAACCTATTGGTTCGACGATCAAGGTATTGATGCGACTTCGGTAGGTAAGCGCTTTGATGACGAAGCGATTGCCAATAATGGTAACGACTGGTTAGAGCGTTTGGGTTCTATTCAAGGTTATGACGAAGCGGTTGTTCTTGATGTTACTGCGAGCCCGGTACTTGCAGCAAAATATCTGCAAATCGCACAGCAAGGTATCCACCTGATCTCGGCGAACAAGGTCGCAGGTTCTGCATCAAGTGAGTATTACCATCAAGTCAAAGATGCTTTCGCTAAGATCAGTCGTCATTGGTTGTACAACGCGACGGTTGGTGCAGGCTTACCGATTAACCACACGGTACGTGACCTGCGTGAAAGTGGCGATGACATTATTGCATTGTCAGGTATCTTTTCGGGCACACTGTCTTGGTTGTTCCAACAGTTCGATGGCACAGTACCATTTAGCGAGTTGGTTGACTTAGCATGGCAACAAGGCCTCACAGAACCGGATCCTCGTGCGGATCTAGATGGGTCAGATGTGATGCGTAAGTTGGTCATTCTGGCGCGTGAATCGGGTTTAGACATTGAACCTGAAAGCGTAAAAGTGGAATCACTGGTGCCAGTAGAACTGCAAGACCTGTCGGTGGATGACTTCTTTGATAAGGCCTCAGTGCTGAGCGAAGAGTTGGCTGAGCGCTTAGAGAAAGCACATTCGCAACAAAAGGTTCTGCGTTACGTAGCGCGTTTAGAGAAGAATGGTAAGGCAACCGTAGGAGTTGAAGCTCTATCTAAAGAACACGCTCTAGCGAACTTGCTGCCTTGCGATAACATCTTTGCGATTGAGAGCAAATGGTACAAAGATAATCCACTAGTTATTCGTGGTCCAGGTGCGGGCCGTGAAGTAACAGCGGGCGCAATTCAATCTGACCTGAACAGAATGTCTAGCCTGTTCTGA